The genomic DNA TTCAAAAATTTCATCTCCCAAATCTAATTTAACAGGCACAGCATTCCTTAAAACATTAACTCTACCTTCCATTTCCTTAATAGACGCCACTTGAGAGAATAATGCTATTCTAGATAACAATAAAAAGATGATAGCATATAATTTTAAAATAAAATTCTCCCCCTTTTTACACTTATAGTTAATTATATCCTTTTTCAAAAGATTTTTAACTTTAATAAACATGAGAAATACATTATAATTCTAGCAGATTGCAAAAATAATGTTTTGCATTAAAATTTTTTAAATAAAAAAGCACAAAAAGGAATAAAAACTACAGTTAATGTAGTAAATATTATGTAATAAGGATATGTTTATGATGCAAAAAAGCAAATTATTATTTTTAATATTGTCTACATTTACTCTTTCTCTCATTTCATGTGAAACCCCTCCAGAAGAAAGAACATGCGGGAATTCCAAGATTTTAAAAACCTCTGTGGGGAAAGGGTAAAGTATTCATACTGTGAAAATGAATAGTTTTATGGTGTATATTCAAGTAATAAAGGTATTATGAAGAGATAAAAATATTATTGCTTAAAGGTAACTTTTTAAGTAATAAGTATTACATAATAACAAGGATGTATTTATGATGAAAAAAAGGAAATTATTATTTTTAATATTATCTACATTTACTCTTTCTCTCATTTCATGTGAAACCCCTCCAGAAGATGCTAATAGTGAAAATGCTAAAATATCAAAAAGAAAAGAAACTGGCGATGTTCAAAGAGATATTGAAGATATTAAAAATGAGGTTATAAAAGAGAGAGGAAATCTTTTTTATTCTAAAGAATTTAACGAAGCTGAAAAGATTGAAAAAGAAATGAAAGAAAAATTTAAAAAAGGGAATATTCAGGAAGGCAATGAAATTGCTATAAAAACACTCGAAAGATACAGAAATATTGCAAGAGATACAATAGAAAAAAAAGAAAAAATAAACTACCTTAAAGAAAATATTGAAAAATACTTAAATGATGCAGAGGCAAATGAAGCATACATATGGATACCATTAGAAATTGATGAAGTAAATAACTTATATTTCGAAGCAACTAGAAAGTATAAAGTGTATGATATTGAAAATTCTCTTGGTATGTATAGTAAAGCCTTTAATAAGGCTCAACAAACAGCTAAAAGAGCAAAAGAATCAAGGGCCCTTAAGGAAACAGAAGAGAGGATGTACAAACAATTAAAAGCACTTGAAGCTGCTTCTAATCTTCCTGTTTATAGCAATAGTAAGCTTATTAAACCATCTCCATGGAATGGAAGATCACTCATTAAAGATAAAGGAGAATATACAAATCTTTTACACTTGGAAGGTGGCGCTTATTTACTTGGTAAGGTTGATTTCCCATTAGTACTTGCTTATGAAGAAGAAGCTCAGGAAATAAAGAAATCAGATTCAACCAAATTTAAAACACTGCAACTTATTGAAAAATCCAGACAACTATGGGAACAAGGTCTTGAAGCTAAAAGACTAAATAATCTTAGACTTGCAAATGAACTATTCTTAGATTCTGCAAGATACTTAGAAGCTTATCAAAGCCATGCAAGTAAAGAACTCTACATAATTAAGATTGGAAATACTTTGTGGGGAATTTCTAAGAAATTATACAAAGACCCATATTTATGGCCAAAAATTTGGTTTGCAAACAGACAAAAAATACAAAATCCAGATTTAATACATAAAGATTGGAAGATAATAATTCCTTCTAAGTAAAACAAAAAAAAGAAAACAAGTTTCATGCTTGTTTTCTTTTTTCAGATCTAATAAAATTAGTTTAATAAATTTCTACAAAAGAGAATAAAGATGAAAAAATTAGTGTTACTAGGTGTTTTTTTCTTTTCTTGTTATACGGCCAATTTAGAGGAACTTACAAAAGAAACTCCCTATAGTATTTATTTAAGAGAAGCCCAAAAAGCAATGAATGTAAATGACTATCAGTCCGCTTTAAAAGTATATGAAAAAATGATTGAAAATCACAAAAAAAATACAAGCATAGTTGCCACTGGAAAATATGAAATCGCATTCATACATTATGTATTAGATAAAAAAGAAACAGCAAAAAAGTTATTTGAAGAATTAATAAAATCTGGGATAAAAAATCCCAAATGGATTCTACCTTTATCTAAAAAGATGTTAGAAAAAATAAAAAACTAAAGCTTAACGCTTTTCAACTACCCTACTGCTGAAGTAGTATTCCATAAATTGTGATGTCTTTTCTTTTGGCTGAGTCAATTACATCCTCATAAACTATAGGTCCTCTAGGATACTCATGAGGTGGAGCATCTCCTAATACAATAATAAGCCTATTCTCTGCCTTCCAATCAAACTGAGTAACAGCAGCATTAATTCCTTCAAATACCGCCTCAGGATAATCTCCCCCACCGCCTACATTAACATATTTAAGAATATTATTTAAATATTCCTTAGTATTAAAATCAAAAGATCTTGTTAGAAAATCTTCAAGATAATCCTTATAAAAAACAATACCTACCCTATAAGACTTAAATTTCTTAAGTTGAGGCTCCACTATTTCAAAAAGATGCTCCTTTAAAATTTCAATATGACTCTTCATGCTCTCAGTAGCATCAATAACAAAAACAAGATCTAACTCAGCAAGTGAATCTTCTGTCCTTTCTAAAATATCCTTTATCTTTTCAATAGTATCTATTCCCTTATTTGCAACAATAACATTATCTGAAAATCTCAAAAATGCCTCTTTTAAACCATCAATTTCTACCCTACCTTCTGTTTGAGTATCTTTAAAGAACAACTCATAAGCATTGTCTTTATATTGGCCTAAATAATCATTGTATTTCTTTTCAAAAGTCCTAATTGAAAACCAAAAAGGTTCTTTTTTTCTCTTAAGAGTTTCTAAATCAATATCACCACTTCTTGTTGAAAAATTTGGAAATCCATATTTTAATCGCTTAGGTATTAATATATGAAAAGCCTCTCCAAATTTCTTATTTGGAACCGGCGTAGAAGATGTTAGTGACAAAAGTTCTCTATTCTTAATAACTCTACCATTTAAAATTCTAATTTCATCTCCATTAATCTTGTTATAACTCAATGTTCTAAACGAATAAGTAGACACATCTTTACTCTTGTCTGGAATTTCAAAAGATTCCGTTAAAATAACAGATTTAACTCTTGGCTTTTTTCTAATAAAAAGATGAAATCCATCTTCATGAGCTTCAACATATACATCATCAATAGTAACATCCAAATAATCATCCATTAAAGAAAATAAATTAAACACAATAAGTAAGAAAATAACAAGGTAAGTTTTTTTCATATAAATTCCTACAAATAAACTAGACAAATTTATGTCCAAAATCACAAAAATTCAACAAAACTTAAAGATTATCAGCTAAACTATCATAAAATAAAATATTAGACCCAACGAATTCATTTTTAAAAACACTTCTAATGTTTAAACTAGCAAGATCTTTCCTAACACTTCTCACCATATCAACATCTCGATTTAATAGATCAAATATCCTAGAAGATTTAGTCAAATTAGCAATTCCTGAATCAAAAAGCTTACTATCTTTAACAATACCAACACCAATTCTATTACCAAGAGATGCTCTTATCTCAACAACTCCAAGGTTATTATAATGCTCAATTTCTTTTATCAATAAAGCCTTGTGATAATTGTTCTCCTTAGGTCTAAACCCTAAAATACTAGACTTTTCTACTTCTAAATTCTCTAATATTCTTACATAGTAACTCCTAGAAGCTACAAAATCACCCATTTTATAAAGAACAGACGCTATTGAACTTAAAACTTCATTATTATTTGAAAATCCAGACATATTTTCAACTTTAAACAAATAGCTTAATGCTTCCTTATAATTATTCTCCCTATAATTAAGCAATGCTACCTTATAATAAACATCCGGAGAGTTCACTCCTTCATTTATTGCCATCTTATAAGAAGAAATTGCTTCCTTATACCCTTTTAAAGATCTAAGAATATCCCCTTGCTTTTCATAAATCAAGGAAAGTTCCCTAGATCCTCTAATAAGACTATTTCTTTTATAAAAATCATAATCATTTAAGGCTAGTCCAATAATATTACTTGCTTTAAGAGAATCGTTTTGTTTTTCATAAATATCTGCCAATATTCTATAAGCTATTATTTTGTCAGCAGAATTTTCAATCAAACTTTCTTTCCTAAAACCATTTAATGCTGTTAACAAATATGCTTCTGCCTTTTTAAAATCACCTATATAATAAGAATATCTACCATTTTCAAAGAGAGCCTTATTATAATTAGGATTTTTAGTTAAAATCCTTCTAAGAATATATTCAATCTCTGAATTCAAATTGACATCATTTAAAGAATCGGAAACAGACTTTCCATCACCGGATTTAAAATTAGCAAACTCTTTATTCAATAAATTCATTTGAGCACTGAAATACTTCAAATTTCTAGACAAACTATTTATTCTCTTATTGTAAACAGTAAAATCAATATATTTATCTATCAATTTCTTAGCATACCTAGTATAAACTACCTCATCAATATCTAACCCTTCATTTGCCTTAATAAAAGAATTTACATTCTCCATTTCTCTATCAGCACCGGCCTCAATATAAGTATTAAAAAGCTTAAATAAAATTTCCTTCCTATGGCCATATTTTGTAAGCAAGATAGTATAACTATTTATACTATCCTTGTAATACTTAGGATTTGTTTGAGCCCACTGAAAATAATTATCACCCTTAGTCATTAATGCTTCATGGTCATAAAGATCATAAGATATGACCTCATCAAGAATTGAATTGGCTTCAGAATATTCACCAAGCCTCATTTTCATAGTAGCATAAGAGATATACCCATTTTTATCAAACTTCTTTCGTCTTCTCTTGGAAGCATCTCTAGAAAAAGGATCAATAGTAAATAATTCCTCGTACTTCTCCTCCGCACTATCAAAATCTCTTATGTCTTCAAAAGCCTGCGCATAAACCAAAAACCACTTATCATTAGGTCGCATATAATATGCATCCCTAAAAGTAGACTTAGCAAGATCTCTTTTATTCTCATAGATATAAGCCACGCCTTCTCTATATTTTTTATCAGATGCAACATAAAAAAACATAACATCCACTAAAAAATAAAAAGCCACAAAAGTTAAAAAAACAAAAAATAATGATATCTTAAGTAGTGGCATTAAAGCTTTAGAAATTCTATAACTAAGCTTCTGCTCAAGCCTACTAAACTCTTCTGCCTTATAATAAATAACAGGTAACTTAACAGAACGACCAACAATATCCCCAACAAACTTGGCAATAAATTTAAGTCCTTTCTTATTTTGTTCAACAAGATCAATCAATGCTTCAAGCTTATATCTAGAAATATTATCTTTCGTTAAAGCCTCAGCCACAGCAATTCTTAAATTTCTAGGATAAGAATTTAAATGCTCAAGAAATAAAGGATAATCAATTGTAAATTTACGTTCGGTATTTCCTTCTTTATCATCCTCTAAAAAGCTAAAGTCATCTGAAAGCTTAGAAAAGTCACCCTCTTCATAAATTTCAGAATTTTCACTAACAACACCAAAATCCTCATTATTAGTACCGTCTCCATTATCACTTATCTTATTAGATCCACTTAAATCATCAACCATATCATCAAGATTAAAATCATCATCAAAAATATCACTGCCATCATCTAAAGACTCTTCACTTAAATTCTTGGAATCCATTTCATCATCAAGAGACTCATTGGTATCTAATAAATCGGAATTCACTTCACCATCTGCAGCAAAATTAATTGCATCGTCTACACTAATAGAATTATCATCAAGAACTTTTTCAAGATTCTCTTCAAGCTCAGAACCCAAAACATCAAAATCATCATTTAAATCATTAAACTCAGGGTCAATCTCTAATTCTTTAGAATCTTCTAAGATTGACCCATTTTCTTCGTCCGACTTACCCTGCTCTTCACTATCAAGAGCATCAAGAATAAAATCTAAATCAAGATTATCCTCCGGTTCTTTTTCTGCATCAAGAAGAGACTCCTTTTCCTCCCAAGGTAAAATATTCTCTCTCTCATCCTTGGGAGGCTCAATATCCATGTTTATCCCAAAAGGCTCTTTTTTAGCTCTCTCATCAGAAATATTATCTAATATTTCTCTCTTAAACTCTTTTACTTTCTCTATATCAGGCATATTACAATAAAAATCCTAAATCAAATCATTATACATTTTAGTTCCTTCTTCATGAAGAACCACAAAACGTTTTTCTAAGTCATCAGCAATCCTAGAACTTAGAATTTCTTTTGTAGGCTCTAAGCCTTCCTGATCTAACTCCCTTAAGATTAAATTCTTATACTCAAACATATCTATCACTTCTGTTGAATTATAGACAAGAGTATCTTCTCTAAAAATGTCATGTGACATATTCTCATCCGATGAAACCTCAAGAATATTGCCATTAATACCAACCATCACAAAATAATCAAAAATCTTAAAATAATTCCCAATTTCTGAAATTATTTTTTTAGTCTCAGGCTTCCCTTTTCTATATCTTGTAGCTGTGGGAAAAATAAGGATAATATATCCACTACTCTTTTTATCAGAAATAAATTTCATAGAATTGGCATTAAAAATCCTTCTCTCTCTAATCCTCTCAGTATCAACCCCAATAAATGAATGCGGGGGATAAATAAATATAACACTATAACCTAAAGATAAACTTTTAACAAATAAATCATCCTTAAAAAGCTTAACACCAGCCACAGGAATAATATGGTCCGCAACTTCTCCATAATTCATCTTATTTAACAAAAACTGAAAACAAGGAAAGTCAAAATTGCTATAATGCTCCATCAATATAATTGATGACTTGCCAGATTTAGTCTTCTCATAAAGTTCCAAAATATGTTGCATACCAACAATAGTAGAACTACCCCTCAAAAGTCTTTCTATCATTTTATCAGCCAAACTCCTGCTAACAGAATTTGCTTCATGATAAGAACTACTTAAGCAATCTACATTTTCAATAGCTTTAAATTGACTAAGAAATTCATCTTCAATATCTTTAAAGTACTTATTAAAACTCTCATTCTTTATAAACATAAAACATCATCCTTTAAATTTACAGAAAAACAATACACTAACTAATTAAACAATAATCTATATCATTATACTTTATTTATTTATCAAATTAAAGTGAAATCCATTTAAGTCTTTTAGCAAAAATCATTTATAATAAAAAATACAAATAACAAAGAATTCAAGGAGAATACTTTATGAAACACAAAGTAATAATTCTTTTATCTTTTTTTGTTTTATTCTTATCCTCATGTACTAGTGATGAACACAAAGATAAAATAACATTTAGAGTTACAAATGGTGGTGAACCTACCTCACTTGATCCTCAGCTTGCTACTGATTCCGCTGGTTCTAATATCATTGCAAATATGCTCTTAGGATTAACAGTAAGAGATACACAAACTGGAGGATATAAACCAGGACTTGCTCATTCTTGGGATATTTCCGATGACGGCCTTACTTACACCTTTTATTTAAGAGAAGGGCTTGTTTGGAGTGATGGCGTGCCTATTACTGCTGAAGGGATTAGAAAATCTTATCTTAGAATCTTAAATAAGGAAACTGCTGCTCAATACGTTAGTTTGGTTAAATCTACAATAAAAAATTCACAGGATTACTTCGATGGTAAAATATCTGATTCTGAACTTGGCATTAAAGCTATTAATGACACTACTCTAGAGATAACTCTTACTAATCCAAAACCATACTTCCTTGACATGATAACTCACTCAGCTTTCATACCAGTACCAGTTCATGCTATTGAAAAACATGGGCAAAATTGGACAAATCCTGAAAACATGGTAGTAAATGGGCCTTTTAAACTAAAGGAAAGACTAGTCAACGATAAAATCGTTATTGAAAAAAATGATAAATACTATAACGCTAACAATGTTGAGATAAATGAAGTCGTTTTTTATCCAGTACAAGGGAATACTGCTTACAATATGTATATAAAAGACGAACTTGATTTCCTTACATCAATAGGAAGAGATAAGTTTGACGAAGCTAGAATTAGAGATGATTACTACTCTCACCCTTACAATGCTGCAAACTACCTAGCATTTAATACCACTGTTAAACCACTTGATAATCCAAAGGTTAGAGAAGCTTTAACTCTTGCTATTGACAGAGAAACTATAGCCCATACTATTGGTAAAGGGCGTTCAACTCCAACAAGAAACTTAACTCCACCTTTTGAAAATTATTCTTATGGAAAGGAACTCACCCTATTTGACCCTGAAAGAGCTAAGCAACTACTAGCTGAGGCTGGCTATCCTGACGGCAAGGATTTCCCTACTATTAAATACAAAACTTCAAAAAATGATGGTCCAAAATTATTCGAAGAGTTCTTACAAGAACAATTTAAAAAAATATTAAACATTAACCTTGAAATTGAAACTGAAGAGTGGACCACATTCTTAACCAGCAGAAGAATGGGTAACTACCAAATATCAGACATGGGATGGGCAGGTGATTATTCAGATCCACTAACATACCTTGAAAGTCTATTTACAACAGAAAATCACTCATTTGGTGCATATGGTTACTCAAACAAAGAATATGATGCTTTAATAAAACAATCTGACCTTGAACAAGATCCAATCAAAAGACAAGATATCTTAAGAAAAGCTGAAGAAATACTGGTAGAAAAAGACTTCCCTATTGCCCCTATTGCAATACCTAAATCATATTATCTCTTCAGAAATGATAAATGGACTGGATGGACTCCTAATGTTGCAGGTAAATATCTTTATGAAGATATAAAAGTTAAAAAATAAATAACATAAAAGTAATTATTTAAAAACCAGAATTTAAAAATTAATTATTAATTGTTTGTACCTATGAATACCATAGCTTGTAATTACATAAAGGTTAAAATTCAATCTTTTATTCAATATTGCATTACCAATTTTATACTTATATAATGCAAAATACAGTATAATCTAACTTTGAAAAAATAAAAGAAAATACAAATAACAAAGAATTCAAGGAGAACACTTTATGAAATACAAAGCAATAATTCTTTTATCTTTTTTTGTTTTATTCTTATCCTCATGTACTAGTGATGAACACAAAGATAAAATAACATTTAGAGTTACAAATGACAGTGAGCCCGATTCACTTGATCCTCAGCTTGCTACTTCTGTTCAAGCATTTAACATTTTAATAAACACATTTTTAGGACTAACCGTAAGAGATGCACAAACTGGAGGATATAAACCAGGACTTGCTCATTCTTGGGATATTTCCGATGACGGCCTTACTTACACTTTTTACTTAAGAGAAGGGCTTGTTTGGAGTGATGGCGTGCCTATTACTGCTGAAGGGATTAGAAAATCTTATCTTAGAATCTTAAATAAAGAAACTGCTGCTCAATATGTTGACATAGTTAAATCTACAATAAAAAATGCACAAGATTACTTCGATGGTAAAATATCTGATTCTGAACTTGGCATTAAAGTTATTAATAATACTACCCTAGAGATAACTCTTACTAATCCAAAACCATACTTCCTTGACATGTTAACACACCAATCATTCATGCCAGTGCCTGTTCATGCTATTGAAAAACATGGACAAAATTGGACAAATCCTGAAAACATGGTAGTAAATGGGCCTTTTAAACTAAAGGAAAAATTAGTCAACGATAAAATCGTTATTGAAAAAAATAATAAGTACTACAACGCTAACAATGTTGAGATAAATGAAGTCGTTTTTTATACAACAAATGCAAATACTGCCTACAATATGTATATAAATGACGAACTTGATTTTCTTATGAAAGTAGGAATGGAATATTTAGATGAAGCTAGAATTAGAGATGATTACTACTCTCACCCTATCAACAGAGTAACTTATGTGTCATTTAACACCACTGTTAAACCACTTGATAATCCAAAGGTTAGAGAAGCTTTAACTCTTGCTATTGACAGAGAAGCACTAAATAAGATTATTTTAAAGAATCAATCAGATCCAACAAGAAACTTAACTCCTCCCTTTGAAAATTATTCTTATGGAAAGGAACTTACCCTATTTGACCCTGAAAGAGCAAAGCAACTACTAGCTGAGGCTGGCTATCCTGACGGTAAGGATTTCCCTACTCTTAAATACAAAACTTCAAAGCGTGATGGAATGGGGATAACTGCAGAGTTTTTACAAGAACAATTAAAAAAAACATTAAACATTAACCTTGAAATTGAAACTGAAGAATGGACCACATTCTTAAACAGCAGAAAAATAGGTAACTATCAATTGTCATATATGGGATGGGCAGGTGATTATTCAGATCCACTAACATTCCTTGAAAGCCTATTTACAACAGAAAATCACACATTTGGAACATATGGTTACTCAAACAAAGAATATGATGCTTTAATAGAACAATCTGACCTTGAACAAGACCCAATCAAAAGACAAGATATCTTAAGAAAAGCTGAAGAAATACTGGTAGAAAAAGACTTCCCTATTGCCCCTATTTCAATACCTAAATCATATTATCTCTTCAGAAATGATAAATGGACTGGATGGACTCCTAATGTTGCAGAATTTTACAGCTATGAAGATATAAAAGTTAAAAAATAAATAAAACATAAAAGTCATTAATTTAAAAATTTAGGATTAGTGATAAAATCTACATAAGTATAAAGACCACTTTTATGACATAGGTTATAAAAGTGGTCTCTTCATTTGATTCAAGATTTTAAAAATCTATTGCAAATAATATCTAATCATCCTTTTTATCTTGATATAGTTTCACTTTATCACATAACCATTTATGATAGAATATCAAATCTTTTATGATTTTTAATTAATTAGAATTAACTTTAATAAGAAGGAGATTAAAATTGATGAAATTTAAACAATATGTGCTTATGGCGCTTTTCATAACCGCAATCCTATCTTGTACTAAGGAAGCTAGCAAAGACATTATATCTTTTAAAATCAGCCTGGGGGGGGAGCCTAAATCAATAGACCCTCAGCTTGCTGAAGACACAGTGGGAGCAACTATAATTGAGCAAATGTTTAGGGGAATCGTAGATGCTGATTCACAAACTGGAGGATATAAACCAGGACTTGCTCATTCTTGGGATATCTCCGATGATGGTCTTATTTACACTTTTCATTTAAGAGAGGGGCTCGTTTGGAGTGATGGTGTGCCTATTACTGCTGAAGGGATTAGAAAATCTTATCTTAGAGTCTTAAATAAAGAAACTGCTTCTCAATATGTTGGCATGGTTAAATCTACAATAAAAAATGCACAGGATTACTTCGATGGTAAAGTATCTGATTCTGCTCTTGGTGTTAAAACTATTAATGACACTACTCTAGAGATAACTCTTACTAATCCAAAACCCTACTTCCTTGACATGTTAGTACACCAAACATTCATACCAGTGCCTGTTCATGTTATTGCAAAACATGGTAGTAATTGGACAAATCCTGAAAATATGGTAGTAAGTGGTCCTTTTAAACTAAAACACAAGATTTTAAATGAAAAAATCGTTATTGAAAAAAATGACAAATACTATAATGCTGGTCATGTTGAGGTAGATGAAATAGTTTTTTATACAATAAACAACAGCACAACTTCCTATAGAATGTATGAAAATGACGAACTTGATGCGCTAACAACTGCATCTATTCCACCTAGTTTAATAAAAGAAATAAAACTCAGAAATGACTATTATG from Borrelia turcica IST7 includes the following:
- a CDS encoding peptide ABC transporter substrate-binding protein; the encoded protein is MKYKAIILLSFFVLFLSSCTSDEHKDKITFRVTNDSEPDSLDPQLATSVQAFNILINTFLGLTVRDAQTGGYKPGLAHSWDISDDGLTYTFYLREGLVWSDGVPITAEGIRKSYLRILNKETAAQYVDIVKSTIKNAQDYFDGKISDSELGIKVINNTTLEITLTNPKPYFLDMLTHQSFMPVPVHAIEKHGQNWTNPENMVVNGPFKLKEKLVNDKIVIEKNNKYYNANNVEINEVVFYTTNANTAYNMYINDELDFLMKVGMEYLDEARIRDDYYSHPINRVTYVSFNTTVKPLDNPKVREALTLAIDREALNKIILKNQSDPTRNLTPPFENYSYGKELTLFDPERAKQLLAEAGYPDGKDFPTLKYKTSKRDGMGITAEFLQEQLKKTLNINLEIETEEWTTFLNSRKIGNYQLSYMGWAGDYSDPLTFLESLFTTENHTFGTYGYSNKEYDALIEQSDLEQDPIKRQDILRKAEEILVEKDFPIAPISIPKSYYLFRNDKWTGWTPNVAEFYSYEDIKVKK
- a CDS encoding tetratricopeptide repeat protein; translated protein: MKKLVLLGVFFFSCYTANLEELTKETPYSIYLREAQKAMNVNDYQSALKVYEKMIENHKKNTSIVATGKYEIAFIHYVLDKKETAKKLFEELIKSGIKNPKWILPLSKKMLEKIKN
- the flcA gene encoding periplasmic flagellar collar protein FlcA codes for the protein MPDIEKVKEFKREILDNISDERAKKEPFGINMDIEPPKDERENILPWEEKESLLDAEKEPEDNLDLDFILDALDSEEQGKSDEENGSILEDSKELEIDPEFNDLNDDFDVLGSELEENLEKVLDDNSISVDDAINFAADGEVNSDLLDTNESLDDEMDSKNLSEESLDDGSDIFDDDFNLDDMVDDLSGSNKISDNGDGTNNEDFGVVSENSEIYEEGDFSKLSDDFSFLEDDKEGNTERKFTIDYPLFLEHLNSYPRNLRIAVAEALTKDNISRYKLEALIDLVEQNKKGLKFIAKFVGDIVGRSVKLPVIYYKAEEFSRLEQKLSYRISKALMPLLKISLFFVFLTFVAFYFLVDVMFFYVASDKKYREGVAYIYENKRDLAKSTFRDAYYMRPNDKWFLVYAQAFEDIRDFDSAEEKYEELFTIDPFSRDASKRRRKKFDKNGYISYATMKMRLGEYSEANSILDEVISYDLYDHEALMTKGDNYFQWAQTNPKYYKDSINSYTILLTKYGHRKEILFKLFNTYIEAGADREMENVNSFIKANEGLDIDEVVYTRYAKKLIDKYIDFTVYNKRINSLSRNLKYFSAQMNLLNKEFANFKSGDGKSVSDSLNDVNLNSEIEYILRRILTKNPNYNKALFENGRYSYYIGDFKKAEAYLLTALNGFRKESLIENSADKIIAYRILADIYEKQNDSLKASNIIGLALNDYDFYKRNSLIRGSRELSLIYEKQGDILRSLKGYKEAISSYKMAINEGVNSPDVYYKVALLNYRENNYKEALSYLFKVENMSGFSNNNEVLSSIASVLYKMGDFVASRSYYVRILENLEVEKSSILGFRPKENNYHKALLIKEIEHYNNLGVVEIRASLGNRIGVGIVKDSKLFDSGIANLTKSSRIFDLLNRDVDMVRSVRKDLASLNIRSVFKNEFVGSNILFYDSLADNL
- a CDS encoding 1-acyl-sn-glycerol-3-phosphate acyltransferase, which gives rise to MFIKNESFNKYFKDIEDEFLSQFKAIENVDCLSSSYHEANSVSRSLADKMIERLLRGSSTIVGMQHILELYEKTKSGKSSIILMEHYSNFDFPCFQFLLNKMNYGEVADHIIPVAGVKLFKDDLFVKSLSLGYSVIFIYPPHSFIGVDTERIRERRIFNANSMKFISDKKSSGYIILIFPTATRYRKGKPETKKIISEIGNYFKIFDYFVMVGINGNILEVSSDENMSHDIFREDTLVYNSTEVIDMFEYKNLILRELDQEGLEPTKEILSSRIADDLEKRFVVLHEEGTKMYNDLI
- a CDS encoding vWA domain-containing protein, with the translated sequence MKKTYLVIFLLIVFNLFSLMDDYLDVTIDDVYVEAHEDGFHLFIRKKPRVKSVILTESFEIPDKSKDVSTYSFRTLSYNKINGDEIRILNGRVIKNRELLSLTSSTPVPNKKFGEAFHILIPKRLKYGFPNFSTRSGDIDLETLKRKKEPFWFSIRTFEKKYNDYLGQYKDNAYELFFKDTQTEGRVEIDGLKEAFLRFSDNVIVANKGIDTIEKIKDILERTEDSLAELDLVFVIDATESMKSHIEILKEHLFEIVEPQLKKFKSYRVGIVFYKDYLEDFLTRSFDFNTKEYLNNILKYVNVGGGGDYPEAVFEGINAAVTQFDWKAENRLIIVLGDAPPHEYPRGPIVYEDVIDSAKRKDITIYGILLQQ
- a CDS encoding peptide ABC transporter substrate-binding protein, which produces MKHKVIILLSFFVLFLSSCTSDEHKDKITFRVTNGGEPTSLDPQLATDSAGSNIIANMLLGLTVRDTQTGGYKPGLAHSWDISDDGLTYTFYLREGLVWSDGVPITAEGIRKSYLRILNKETAAQYVSLVKSTIKNSQDYFDGKISDSELGIKAINDTTLEITLTNPKPYFLDMITHSAFIPVPVHAIEKHGQNWTNPENMVVNGPFKLKERLVNDKIVIEKNDKYYNANNVEINEVVFYPVQGNTAYNMYIKDELDFLTSIGRDKFDEARIRDDYYSHPYNAANYLAFNTTVKPLDNPKVREALTLAIDRETIAHTIGKGRSTPTRNLTPPFENYSYGKELTLFDPERAKQLLAEAGYPDGKDFPTIKYKTSKNDGPKLFEEFLQEQFKKILNINLEIETEEWTTFLTSRRMGNYQISDMGWAGDYSDPLTYLESLFTTENHSFGAYGYSNKEYDALIKQSDLEQDPIKRQDILRKAEEILVEKDFPIAPIAIPKSYYLFRNDKWTGWTPNVAGKYLYEDIKVKK
- a CDS encoding LysM peptidoglycan-binding domain-containing protein, encoding MMKKRKLLFLILSTFTLSLISCETPPEDANSENAKISKRKETGDVQRDIEDIKNEVIKERGNLFYSKEFNEAEKIEKEMKEKFKKGNIQEGNEIAIKTLERYRNIARDTIEKKEKINYLKENIEKYLNDAEANEAYIWIPLEIDEVNNLYFEATRKYKVYDIENSLGMYSKAFNKAQQTAKRAKESRALKETEERMYKQLKALEAASNLPVYSNSKLIKPSPWNGRSLIKDKGEYTNLLHLEGGAYLLGKVDFPLVLAYEEEAQEIKKSDSTKFKTLQLIEKSRQLWEQGLEAKRLNNLRLANELFLDSARYLEAYQSHASKELYIIKIGNTLWGISKKLYKDPYLWPKIWFANRQKIQNPDLIHKDWKIIIPSK